The following coding sequences lie in one Glycine soja cultivar W05 chromosome 16, ASM419377v2, whole genome shotgun sequence genomic window:
- the LOC114389710 gene encoding uncharacterized protein LOC114389710, whose protein sequence is MFVLVIAYLYIPASSALPCHPTWCGVCYSSSSSSKMQRNFMRLLMFFLCFSYVLSVSAIPATRTQNLKGEEEEDFSALPSLTRVDHALGNGEVVLIDMNEGFIERRVDLETQDYEGTGANKDHDPKSPGGP, encoded by the exons ATGTTTGTGCTTGTCATTGCCTATCTCTATATCCCTGCTTCTAGTGCTCTTCCTTGTCATCCAACTTGGTGTGGTGTATGctattcatcatcatcatcatctaagATGCAGAGAAATTTCATGAGGCTGCTGATGTTCTTTCTGTGTTTCTCATATGTTCTCTCTGTCTCTGCTATTCCTGCAACAA GAACCCAAAATTTGaaaggtgaagaagaagaagatttttCAGCCCTGCCTTCTTTAACTAGG GTGGATCATGCACTTGGAAATGGTGAGGTGGTGCTCATAGACATGAATGAAGGATTCATAGAGAGGAGGGTTGATTTGGAAACCCAAGACTATGAAGGGACTGGAGCAAATAAAGATCATGATCCAAAATCCCCCGGAGgaccttaa